A genomic segment from Torulaspora delbrueckii CBS 1146 chromosome 3, complete genome encodes:
- the VMA2 gene encoding H(+)-transporting V1 sector ATPase subunit B (similar to Saccharomyces cerevisiae VMA2 (YBR127C); ancestral locus Anc_3.388) produces MVLSDKELFELNKKAASQGYKIKPRLDYNTVRGVNGPLVILENVKYPRFNEIVNLTLPDGSVRQGQVLEVRGDRAIVQVFEGTSGIDVKKTTVEFTGQNLKIPVSEDTLGRIFDGSGRPIDNGPRVFAEDYLDINGSPINPYARIYPEEMISTGVSAIDTMNSIARGQKIPIFSASGLPHNEIAAQICRQAGLVRPTKDVHDGHEENFSIVFAAMGVNLETARFFKQDFEENGSLERTSLFLNLANDPTIERIITPRLALTTAEYLAYQTERHVLTILTDMSSYADALREVSAAREEVPGRRGYPGYMYTDLSTIYERAGRVEGRNGSITQIPILTMPNDDITHPIPDLTGYITEGQIFVDRQLNNKGIYPPINVLPSLSRLMKSAIGEGMTRKDHGDVSNQLYAKYAIGRDAAAMKAVVGEEALSIEDKLSLEFMEKFEKTFISQGAYENRTVFESLDQAWSLLRIYPKEMLNRISPKILDEFYDRSRDEDDEEEEEEEGDKKNGKN; encoded by the coding sequence ATGGTGTTGTCAGACAAGGAGTTGTTCGAGTTGAATAAGAAGGCAGCCAGCCAGGGCTACAAGATTAAGCCAAGATTGGACTACAACACTGTTCGTGGTGTCAATGGTCCTTTGGTTATCTTGGAAAATGTTAAATACCCACGTTTTAATGAGATTGTCAATCTTACATTACCGGACGGTTCTGTGAGACAAGGTCAAGTTTTGGAAGTGAGAGGTGACAGAGCCATTGTGCAAGTTTTCGAAGGTACTTCTGGTATCGATGTTAAGAAGACTACCGTTGAATTCACTGGCCAAAATCTAAAGATTCCTGTCTCTGAAGACACTTTAGGTAGAATCTTTGATGGTTCCGGTAGACCAATTGATAATGGTCCTAGAGTTTTTGCAGAGGATTATTTGGATATTAATGGTTCTCCTATTAACCCATATGCTCGTATTTACCCTGAGGAAATGATCTCAACTGGTGTTTCTGCCATTGATACCATGAACTCTATTGCTCGTGGTCAAAAGATTCCTATCTTTTCTGCATCTGGTTTACCGCATAATGAAATCGCTGCCCAAATTTGTAGACAGGCAGGTTTGGTTAGACCAACCAAGGATGTTCACGATGgtcatgaagaaaatttctCCATTGTTTTTGCCGCTATGGGTGTTAATTTAGAAACTGCtagattcttcaaacaggatttcgaagaaaatggTTCTCTAGAGAGAACATCTTTGTTCTTAAACTTGGCCAATGATCCTACTATTGAGAGAATTATTACACCAAGATTGGCATTGACAACAGCAGAATATCTAGCTTATCAAACCGAACGTCATGTCTTGACTATCTTGACCGATATGTCATCCTATGCAGATGCCCTTAGAGAAGTCTCTGCTGCTAGAGAAGAAGTCCCAGGTAGAAGAGGTTATCCAGGTTACATGTACACTGATTTATCCACAATTTATGAAAGAGCAGGTAGAGTTGAGGGTCGTAACGGTTCCATCACGCAAATTCCAATTTTGACCATGCCAAACGATGATATCACACATCCAATCCCTGATTTGACTGGTTATATCACAGAAGGTCAAATTTTCGTTGATCGTCAATTAAACAACAAGGGTATCTATCCTCCAATTAACGTGCTACCATCATTGAGTAGACTGATGAAATCTGCCATTGGTGAAGGTATGACTAGAAAGGATCACGGTGATGTCTCTAACCAATTATACGCCAAATATGCTATTGGTAGAGATGCGGCTGCTATGAAGGCTGTCGTTGGTGAAGAAGCTCtgtcaattgaagataaACTATCGTTGGAATTCATGgaaaaattcgaaaaaACTTTCATCTCCCAAGGTGCATATGAGAATAGAACTGTTTTCGAAAGTTTGGATCAAGCCTGGAGTTTGTTAAGAATTTATCCAAAGGAAATGTTGAACagaatttctccaaagattCTAGATGAGTTCTATGATAGATCAAGAGAcgaagacgatgaagaggaagaggaagaggaaggtGACAAGAAAAATGGCAAGAACTAG
- the ATG14 gene encoding Atg14p (similar to Saccharomyces cerevisiae ATG14 (YBR128C); ancestral locus Anc_3.389) encodes MRCPICLNSGRPMYCGHCMNGSPSLLAKLKIDLLMLREANAALESQVEGILEYGLGQVEAIDGTSADKRPRSESTNIEGKILGQRLLKLSLLRSKRNNSRIKHRTVQLANRIKVKKDTIEQLRRALAGRSKIGQNSEETLTRIRTAVLTDRKLQMAQITRFLTNNQEARLESLREWFVVRKRDSYEFPYSVAFLPVVSLKNFYKLPPVVAWGSISKMSQCITLMSEILFYKLPCTIEGIPELSSYEKEENNETNVAECLTKLLINVIQLARHVNLLPKNPIDLAWTLDQHDLDILFYNMITTTEITSRPVAHHWTFSRVLSVVSDALQLSVYAASPASRQTLNGTRVNNSDLWSLVG; translated from the coding sequence ATGAGGTGCCCGATTTGCCTCAATAGTGGGAGGCCCATGTATTGCGGCCATTGTATGAACGGAAGTCCCAGTCTCTTGGCAAAGTTAAAGATTGACCTTCTGATGCTCAGAGAGGCCAATGCTGCGTTAGAGAGTCAAGTGGAGGGCATACTTGAGTACGGCCTGGGTCAGGTTGAAGCCATCGATGGTACTTCTGCAGATAAGAGACCAAGGAGTGAATCAACTAATATTGAAGGAAAAATATTGGGCCAAAGATTACTAAAATTGAGCCTGCTTAGGTCCAAGAGGAATAACAGTAGAATAAAGCATCGAACAGTGCAGCTTGCGAACCGTATTAAGGTCAAGAAAGACacaattgaacaattgagAAGGGCTCTTGCCGGACGTTCCAAAATTGGACAAAATAGTGAAGAGACATTGACAAGGATTAGAACGGCAGTTCTCACTGACAGGAAACTGCAAATGGCACAGATAACTAGGTTTCTCACTAACAATCAGGAAGCTAGATTAGAATCATTGAGAGAGTGGTTCGTTGTTAGGAAGCGTGATTCGTACGAGTTTCCATACTCCGTGGCCTTCCTACCGGTTGTATCCCTCAAGAACTTCTACAAGTTACCACCCGTAGTGGCGTGGGGCTCCATCTCCAAGATGTCTCAATGCATAACGTTAATGTCCGAGATTCTATTCTACAAGCTACCTTGTACAATAGAAGGTATTCCAGAGCTAAGCAGCTAcgaaaaggaagagaacAACGAAACCAACGTCGCAGAATGTCTCACCAAGCTACTAATCAACGTTATCCAACTGGCGCGCCATGTTAATCTCCTGCCCAAAAATCCGATAGATCTCGCATGGACCTTGGACCAACACGACCTCGATATCCTATTCTACAACATGATAACTACCACCGAGATCACAAGCCGGCCCGTGGCCCACCATTGGACATTCTCAAGAGTATTGTCAGTGGTTTCCGATGCTTTACAACTCTCAGTCTATGCGGCTTCTCCGGCCTCGCGTCAAACGCTCAACGGTACAAGAGTCAACAACAGCGATCTATGGTCACTCGTGGGCTAG